A stretch of Novipirellula artificiosorum DNA encodes these proteins:
- a CDS encoding arylsulfatase — protein MIAEGSERPNIIVIMVDDMGFSDIGCYGSEIPTPNLDALATNGVRFSQFYNTGRCCPTRASLLTGLYSHQAGIGWMTADQGLDGYRGRLNDHCVTIAEVLGSAGYFTAMTGKWHVGFEQGITPWGRGFDRSLNLPAGGLHFSNQTGSKGGTKLFLNGQQVSRDDPMFDPPWYGSDLWTEQGIRYIDEAIAEEKPFFWYLAHVAPHFPCMAPEETIAKYRGQYMKGWDLLREERYRRQIESGLIDAHWNLEPRPEAIPAWNSLSLDEQQRYDDMMAIYAAMIDEVDKNIGKLVTALRQRGQLDNTLILFLSDNGGNAEAGVKGKYNGTNPGDPDSDVFIGQCWAHLNNTPFRKYKHYNHEGGIATPLIAHWPATVKPRPGKADWIDTPTHLIDIMATCVDLGSASYPETFDGNAITPAQGQSLKPLLTGEGTFADRPLFWEHEGNAAVRVGDTKLVRLGNKGPWELFQLKADRTEQNDLAAKNPNQVAELSNQWRKWARSANVLPKPEPKQKKKKVKGQNQPVSKG, from the coding sequence ATGATCGCGGAAGGCTCGGAGCGGCCAAATATCATTGTCATCATGGTTGACGATATGGGCTTTTCGGACATCGGCTGCTACGGCTCCGAGATTCCAACACCCAATCTCGATGCACTCGCGACCAACGGAGTTCGTTTTTCACAGTTTTACAACACCGGACGCTGCTGCCCGACTCGCGCGTCACTCTTGACCGGACTCTATTCGCATCAAGCTGGCATCGGATGGATGACCGCAGACCAAGGTCTCGACGGGTATCGTGGACGGCTGAATGACCATTGCGTGACAATTGCCGAAGTTCTCGGCAGTGCGGGCTACTTCACGGCCATGACGGGCAAATGGCACGTCGGCTTCGAACAGGGCATCACACCGTGGGGACGTGGGTTTGATCGCAGTTTGAATCTTCCGGCCGGAGGCTTACATTTCTCGAACCAAACCGGTTCCAAGGGGGGGACGAAACTTTTCCTTAACGGGCAGCAGGTTTCCCGCGATGACCCGATGTTTGATCCACCTTGGTATGGCTCGGATCTTTGGACCGAACAAGGCATTCGATATATCGACGAAGCGATCGCAGAAGAGAAACCGTTCTTTTGGTACCTCGCCCATGTCGCGCCGCACTTTCCCTGTATGGCCCCCGAAGAAACGATCGCCAAGTACCGCGGGCAGTACATGAAGGGCTGGGACCTTCTTCGTGAAGAACGATATCGCCGGCAGATTGAGTCTGGATTGATCGACGCCCATTGGAATCTCGAACCCCGTCCCGAGGCGATTCCTGCCTGGAATTCTCTGTCTCTCGACGAGCAACAACGTTACGACGACATGATGGCGATCTATGCCGCAATGATCGACGAGGTGGACAAAAACATTGGCAAGCTGGTGACAGCGCTTCGCCAGCGAGGCCAACTCGACAACACACTCATTCTGTTTCTCAGCGACAATGGTGGGAATGCCGAAGCGGGAGTCAAAGGCAAGTACAATGGCACCAATCCAGGTGACCCTGACTCCGATGTATTCATCGGCCAGTGCTGGGCACACCTGAACAACACACCCTTTCGAAAGTACAAGCATTACAATCACGAAGGTGGCATTGCGACCCCGTTGATCGCCCATTGGCCCGCAACGGTGAAGCCTCGCCCAGGCAAAGCCGATTGGATCGACACTCCGACGCATTTGATTGACATCATGGCGACTTGCGTTGATTTGGGATCTGCTAGTTATCCCGAAACCTTCGATGGCAATGCGATCACTCCCGCACAGGGGCAAAGTTTGAAACCGCTGCTGACCGGTGAAGGAACCTTTGCTGACCGACCATTATTCTGGGAGCACGAAGGAAACGCCGCGGTGCGGGTCGGTGATACCAAGCTCGTGCGACTCGGAAATAAGGGGCCATGGGAACTGTTTCAGTTGAAGGCGGATCGAACCGAGCAGAACGACCTGGCCGCAAAAAATCCCAACCAAGTCGCTGAGCTTTCCAACCAGTGGCGAAAATGGGCTCGATCCGCCAACGTCCTGCCGAAACCAGAACCGAAGCAAAAAAAGAAAAAAGTGAAGGGGCAGAATCAGCCTGTCTCAAAGGGATGA
- a CDS encoding sulfatase family protein, whose translation MKLPIRILFGFLAATAITAADEPIRPNVIVVLTDDQGWADLSCQGQVDDILTPNIDALADRGVRCTAGYVTAPQCSPSRAGLITGRHQQRFGIDSIPDMPLASEATTIAERLQPFGYRTGFVGKWHLEPNVLCINWMKRELPEMADKPRRDIRVPWTKIRPYSPAAQGFDEYYWGELQNYRVNYDLQSGQMLSPMQMVQHSEFRIDVQTEAAVNFIERNHSQPFYLHVGYYGPHTPLQATEEYLSRFPGPMPERRRYALAMIAAIDDGVGRIVDQLRKHGLLENTLIVMTSDNGAPLKMTKPDSPIDRDAGGWDGSLNDPWVGEKGMLTDGGLRVPMIWSFPRGLPSNKVYEQPISTLDIAPSVLSLAGGMDAVEAVKSELDGINVLPLMNAPQIVTERSLFFRFWDQAAIRQGKWKYLFVGAGSEYLFDLESDQHEQLNRMEEHPEIADRLKQELSTWTNSIHPPGMPRGEKQRERGWYEYYYQ comes from the coding sequence ATGAAGCTTCCCATTCGAATACTGTTTGGATTCCTCGCCGCCACGGCAATCACGGCTGCCGACGAGCCGATTCGGCCCAATGTGATCGTCGTTTTGACAGACGATCAAGGTTGGGCAGATCTGAGCTGCCAAGGCCAAGTGGACGACATCCTTACACCGAACATCGACGCACTTGCTGATCGCGGTGTTCGCTGTACCGCCGGCTATGTGACCGCTCCACAATGCAGCCCGTCGCGAGCCGGGTTAATCACCGGACGGCATCAGCAACGATTCGGAATCGATTCGATTCCCGATATGCCGCTTGCGTCCGAAGCAACCACGATTGCCGAGCGACTGCAGCCGTTTGGGTATCGAACGGGTTTTGTCGGCAAATGGCACTTGGAACCCAACGTGCTTTGTATCAACTGGATGAAGCGAGAACTGCCTGAGATGGCTGACAAACCACGTCGCGATATCCGTGTCCCCTGGACCAAAATCCGTCCTTACTCACCGGCGGCCCAGGGTTTCGATGAATACTACTGGGGCGAGTTGCAGAACTATCGCGTCAACTATGATCTTCAAAGCGGCCAGATGCTTTCGCCGATGCAGATGGTTCAGCACTCTGAGTTTCGAATCGATGTCCAAACGGAGGCCGCCGTCAACTTCATTGAACGAAACCACAGCCAGCCATTCTATCTTCATGTGGGTTATTACGGTCCGCATACGCCATTACAAGCGACCGAGGAATACCTCAGCCGGTTTCCCGGGCCGATGCCGGAGCGCAGACGCTATGCACTCGCGATGATCGCTGCGATCGATGATGGCGTCGGACGCATCGTCGATCAGCTTCGCAAACACGGATTGCTCGAAAACACATTGATCGTGATGACCAGCGACAATGGCGCGCCGCTCAAGATGACCAAACCCGATTCGCCGATCGATCGAGATGCTGGCGGATGGGACGGCTCGTTGAACGATCCCTGGGTCGGCGAGAAGGGGATGTTGACCGACGGAGGGCTACGTGTTCCGATGATCTGGAGCTTTCCTCGCGGCTTGCCAAGCAACAAAGTTTACGAGCAGCCGATCAGTACGCTTGACATTGCGCCGTCGGTTTTGTCGTTGGCGGGAGGAATGGATGCCGTTGAGGCTGTGAAAAGCGAACTCGATGGCATCAATGTCTTGCCATTGATGAACGCTCCCCAAATCGTGACCGAGCGAAGCCTGTTCTTTCGCTTCTGGGACCAAGCCGCCATTCGGCAAGGCAAGTGGAAGTACTTGTTCGTCGGTGCGGGAAGCGAATACTTGTTTGACCTTGAAAGCGACCAACATGAACAGCTCAATCGGATGGAAGAGCATCCAGAAATAGCGGACCGCTTGAAGCAAGAACTATCAACCTGGACCAACAGCATTCACCCCCCCGGCATGCCCCGAGGAGAAAAACAGCGAGAACGAGGATGGTACGAATACTATTACCAATAG
- a CDS encoding glycoside hydrolase family 130 protein, with the protein MERQPPPVTRCTENPIVVPGKYPWRMATVFNPAVHYEDGIFTMFERTAGQLRPFICYIGMLQSVDGVHFDHVSDEPIFTPEMAGSRLGSVQDPRIAKIEGVYYMTYAYRPFAWNSHPTGVGVPESFEPQCKGHTGNPADNMTRTGILRSENLRDWKHHSWATPKELDDRDVILFPEKIRGRFAAFRRPLQFVGDGYGTDRPTAWISYSDDLHDWSSPELIDIPRHDWESSRMGMSTPPIKTEQGWLAFHHGVEVEDPTTRRVVYRLGAMMLDLENPAKVIRRPKRFLMQPETYYEKVGLYIPNVVFPTAAIAIDDSLHLYYGVCDTAIALATVSLSETIEWVMSADPPEPAGI; encoded by the coding sequence ATGGAAAGACAGCCTCCCCCCGTCACGCGTTGCACTGAAAACCCCATTGTGGTCCCGGGAAAATACCCCTGGCGAATGGCCACGGTTTTCAATCCCGCTGTTCACTACGAAGACGGCATCTTTACGATGTTCGAGCGTACCGCTGGACAACTCAGACCGTTCATTTGTTACATTGGCATGCTACAGAGCGTAGACGGCGTCCACTTTGATCATGTCAGTGATGAGCCTATTTTTACTCCAGAAATGGCCGGCAGTCGTCTCGGCAGCGTTCAAGACCCTCGGATCGCAAAAATCGAGGGTGTCTATTACATGACCTACGCCTATAGGCCATTTGCATGGAATTCACACCCGACCGGTGTCGGGGTTCCCGAGTCCTTTGAGCCGCAATGCAAAGGTCACACCGGGAACCCAGCGGACAACATGACGCGGACCGGAATCTTACGATCCGAGAACCTCAGGGATTGGAAACACCACAGCTGGGCAACGCCAAAAGAGCTTGACGATCGCGATGTCATTTTGTTTCCAGAAAAGATTCGTGGTCGTTTCGCAGCGTTTCGTCGACCGCTGCAGTTTGTCGGCGATGGCTACGGAACCGATCGACCTACCGCGTGGATCAGCTATTCGGATGATCTGCACGATTGGTCGTCCCCTGAGCTCATCGACATCCCCCGTCATGACTGGGAAAGTAGTCGGATGGGGATGAGCACGCCACCGATCAAGACAGAACAGGGATGGTTGGCGTTTCATCACGGCGTCGAAGTCGAAGATCCGACAACGCGGCGAGTGGTTTACCGGCTTGGCGCGATGATGTTGGACTTAGAGAACCCTGCGAAAGTGATCCGGCGTCCCAAGCGTTTTCTCATGCAACCCGAAACGTATTACGAAAAGGTGGGGCTTTACATCCCCAACGTTGTGTTTCCGACTGCCGCCATCGCGATCGACGATTCCTTGCATCTTTACTACGGTGTCTGCGATACCGCGATCGCCTTGGCCACGGTGTCGCTGAGCGAAACCATCGAATGGGTCATGAGTGCCGATCCGCCGGAGCCCGCAGGCATTTAG
- a CDS encoding sulfatase family protein has product MLNRLTFTVCASLVLACGIRAEAPPNLVFVIADDCTYRDLGCYGGQAETPNLDRLADQGMRFTRCFQSAPMCSPTRHNIYTGQYPVKSGAYPNHTHVDPGTQSIVQYLKALGYRVAQSGKTHVGPASVFDWEKIPGNSNPEFDKVDTFLAECVENQDPFCLLLCSNEPHSPWNKGDRSRYPVDKIQLPPYYVDTPETRDGMSRYLAEITYYDSQVGEAMNLLDKHKLSDNTLLVVVSEQGNSMPFAKWTCYDSGLQSAFIARWPGKIKAGTVNPAMIEYVDILPTFIEAAGGNPAPVLDGKSLLPVLAGKQDHKTLVFGEMTTRGINQGAEHFGIRSVRSDRFKYIWNFTPETEFQNACTHSKEFQSWKRKADSGDKRAAELVLRYTTRPEVELYDIVMDPLEMKNIADEPQHAEIMAELREQLQQWMERCGDRGQDTEMEALEHMGPNRTKSVGKNRKQSKTQQP; this is encoded by the coding sequence ATGTTGAACCGATTGACTTTCACCGTTTGTGCCAGCCTCGTCCTTGCCTGCGGCATCCGTGCCGAGGCTCCACCAAATCTTGTGTTCGTCATCGCAGACGATTGCACGTACCGCGACCTTGGCTGCTACGGAGGTCAAGCCGAGACACCCAACCTTGATCGGTTGGCTGATCAAGGCATGCGGTTCACCCGTTGCTTCCAATCGGCACCGATGTGCTCGCCGACACGCCACAACATTTACACCGGGCAATATCCCGTTAAGAGCGGGGCGTATCCCAACCATACTCACGTCGACCCCGGAACACAGAGTATCGTTCAGTATCTAAAAGCACTGGGTTATCGAGTGGCTCAGAGTGGTAAAACGCACGTTGGCCCCGCCTCCGTGTTCGACTGGGAAAAGATCCCCGGAAACAGCAACCCTGAGTTTGACAAGGTCGATACCTTTTTGGCGGAGTGCGTAGAAAACCAAGACCCGTTCTGCTTGTTGCTCTGTTCCAATGAACCTCACTCACCTTGGAACAAGGGAGACCGATCTCGTTATCCCGTCGACAAAATTCAGTTGCCGCCCTACTACGTTGACACCCCCGAAACCCGTGACGGCATGTCGCGTTATCTGGCGGAGATCACCTACTATGACTCTCAAGTGGGTGAAGCGATGAATCTGCTCGATAAGCACAAGCTCTCGGACAACACCTTGTTGGTTGTCGTCAGCGAACAGGGCAATTCGATGCCGTTCGCAAAATGGACCTGCTATGACAGCGGTTTGCAGTCCGCCTTCATCGCTCGTTGGCCTGGCAAAATCAAAGCCGGCACCGTGAATCCCGCCATGATCGAATACGTTGATATCCTACCCACGTTCATCGAAGCTGCGGGAGGCAACCCAGCACCCGTGCTCGATGGCAAGAGTCTGTTGCCCGTACTAGCCGGAAAACAAGACCACAAGACGTTGGTCTTCGGTGAAATGACGACGCGAGGCATCAATCAGGGGGCCGAACACTTTGGCATTCGCTCGGTTCGTTCGGATCGCTTTAAGTACATTTGGAACTTCACTCCCGAAACCGAGTTCCAAAATGCCTGTACCCATTCAAAGGAGTTTCAGAGTTGGAAACGGAAGGCCGACTCAGGCGACAAGCGAGCTGCCGAGTTGGTCCTTCGCTACACCACGAGACCGGAGGTCGAACTGTACGACATCGTGATGGATCCGCTCGAGATGAAGAACATCGCGGATGAGCCTCAGCATGCTGAGATCATGGCTGAGCTTCGGGAGCAACTTCAACAGTGGATGGAACGCTGCGGTGATCGCGGCCAAGATACCGAGATGGAGGCATTGGAGCACATGGGCCCAAATCGGACCAAATCAGTGGGAAAGAACAGAAAGCAGAGTAAGACGCAACAACCATGA
- a CDS encoding rhomboid family intramembrane serine protease: MSPKPPATPSPESTMLFPYGTDAPLYYRPIATTTIIATNVAMFLSTGMGDFEPYRWLILEFDRINPLQWITAAFMHASWMHLIGNMIFLWSFGILVEGKLGWRHFSLLYLVLCLADGAIGQIPMFLLYGYSGALGASGVIFALIAIAMVWAPQNEMDCLFAPYLFYIRSIEVPVLALGGFYLILQLIPLALWGFQPSSALFHLMGMAVGFPIAIWMLQRGWVDCEGWDLLSNFGESTSKATSFSFNPLFLVGSLFRDTPRRKEAFLHATRRNNSSGHDALRQIMENPDEYNPRSGQRTSATSTRSPKNNMTTPFDTSNLLPDKRPAAAGVVRPLPVNEQAPRVGNTDLTLEFANRCIQLGHGNRIPCRKMLRLIKQLTAQQRYLESLPLLRTLASRGDEVGNHAKLRIAEIEFRFNNQPKVAISTLRSMARPWDPGCEKRRLKLMAAAMGRIGETVNGNEVT, translated from the coding sequence ATGAGCCCGAAACCTCCCGCCACGCCATCCCCCGAATCAACGATGTTGTTTCCTTACGGTACCGACGCGCCTCTTTACTATCGTCCTATTGCGACAACGACAATCATTGCCACCAACGTGGCGATGTTCTTGTCCACCGGAATGGGGGATTTTGAGCCGTATCGCTGGTTGATTCTCGAGTTTGATCGAATCAATCCGCTTCAATGGATCACCGCCGCGTTCATGCACGCTTCATGGATGCACCTCATCGGCAACATGATCTTCCTGTGGAGCTTCGGCATCCTTGTTGAAGGCAAATTGGGTTGGCGTCATTTTTCATTGCTCTATTTGGTGCTCTGTTTGGCCGATGGTGCGATCGGCCAAATTCCCATGTTTCTGTTGTACGGCTATTCAGGAGCCCTTGGTGCATCCGGCGTCATCTTTGCCTTAATCGCCATTGCGATGGTCTGGGCACCTCAAAACGAAATGGATTGTCTGTTTGCGCCTTACCTCTTTTACATCCGATCCATTGAAGTTCCTGTTCTCGCACTCGGTGGATTCTATTTGATACTGCAATTGATCCCACTTGCGCTGTGGGGCTTCCAGCCTTCGAGTGCTTTGTTCCATCTGATGGGAATGGCCGTGGGGTTTCCGATTGCGATTTGGATGTTGCAACGCGGATGGGTGGATTGTGAAGGCTGGGACTTGCTTTCCAACTTTGGTGAATCCACCTCAAAAGCGACCTCGTTTTCGTTCAATCCCTTGTTCTTGGTCGGCAGTCTGTTTCGAGACACACCCCGCCGAAAAGAGGCTTTCCTTCATGCGACTCGACGTAACAACAGCAGCGGACACGACGCGCTACGACAGATCATGGAAAACCCCGATGAGTACAATCCGCGAAGTGGGCAACGGACGTCTGCGACAAGCACCCGATCGCCAAAAAACAACATGACAACTCCTTTCGATACGTCGAATCTCTTGCCGGACAAACGGCCTGCTGCAGCCGGAGTCGTCCGACCACTGCCGGTGAATGAGCAGGCCCCGCGTGTTGGCAATACCGACCTGACTCTCGAATTTGCCAACCGCTGCATCCAACTCGGCCACGGGAATCGGATCCCATGCCGAAAAATGCTACGGTTGATCAAGCAATTGACGGCCCAACAACGGTACCTCGAATCACTTCCCCTGCTAAGGACGTTGGCATCACGAGGCGATGAGGTCGGGAACCACGCGAAATTGAGGATTGCTGAAATCGAATTCCGTTTCAACAATCAACCCAAAGTTGCGATCAGCACGCTTCGAAGCATGGCTCGCCCATGGGATCCTGGATGCGAAAAACGGCGATTGAAATTGATGGCCGCTGCGATGGGGCGAATCGGGGAAACGGTGAATGGAAACGAGGTCACGTGA
- a CDS encoding protein kinase domain-containing protein, whose product MPSLCDEARHPSNPLGSGVTITRFDSVTRPEGWGGFRNGLAELAPEQKFGTYRIVRRLGRGGMGVVYEADHLPTSRRVALKVMGHSLDDRDARARFLREGRLAASINHPNSVYVYGTEEIDGRPAISMELVRGGTLGQRVKVKGALAPKAAVDAILQIIDGLDAAYQAGVGDQTMDRRIAKSPTRTRSVPRRRPDRRHDDLAVVHPAFGRAHNDRLQTPRGHDAASRRIASRYERANESD is encoded by the coding sequence TTGCCCTCCCTGTGCGATGAGGCTCGCCATCCATCCAACCCCCTCGGAAGTGGCGTCACCATCACTCGATTTGACTCAGTCACTCGTCCTGAAGGCTGGGGCGGATTCCGCAACGGACTCGCCGAACTTGCACCCGAGCAGAAGTTTGGTACCTACCGCATTGTGAGGCGACTGGGCCGGGGCGGCATGGGCGTCGTCTACGAAGCGGATCATTTACCGACCTCGCGACGAGTCGCCTTAAAAGTGATGGGGCATTCCTTAGATGATCGTGACGCACGGGCTCGTTTTCTGCGTGAAGGACGCTTGGCCGCATCGATCAATCATCCCAACAGCGTCTATGTTTACGGGACTGAAGAAATCGACGGGCGACCCGCCATCAGCATGGAATTGGTGCGAGGCGGAACGCTGGGACAAAGGGTCAAGGTGAAGGGAGCTTTGGCGCCCAAAGCCGCCGTCGACGCAATCCTGCAAATCATCGATGGCTTGGATGCCGCTTATCAGGCGGGTGTCGGCGATCAAACCATGGATCGACGAATTGCGAAGTCGCCAACCCGTACACGTTCGGTACCGCGTCGCCGGCCTGATCGCCGCCACGATGATCTTGCCGTTGTTCACCCTGCTTTCGGGCGTGCTCATAACGATCGCCTACAAACACCAAGAGGCCATGATGCCGCGAGTCGGCGAATTGCCTCGCGTTACGAGCGGGCTAATGAGTCCGATTGA
- a CDS encoding sulfatase-like hydrolase/transferase: MFKNITHCLLATTAALIGIPCLTNAAEQPNVILILADDLGYSDLGCYGGEMDTPNINSLASGGVKFTQLYNSARCCPSRASLMTGLYPSQAGIGDFTTGNPSPNRGPGYLGRLRDDCTTIAEVLKPAGYGCYYVGKWHMHPETGPIKRGFDEFYGYTNDHSHDQYDADYYFRLPEGRTKEFDPPADEYYATDVFNDYALEFIRQGQQKDKPWFLFLGHSSPHFPVQAPAERADKYDDIYARGWDVLREERFERMKEIGLIDGEQWTLPPREIVPVDRDDIANGFSGQQNPAWDSLDPDRRADLARRMAIFAAMVEGVDNGVGRIVDHLKQTGDLDNTLILFLSDNGACYEWGPFGFDGQSRRGETILRSGDDLRQIGARGTHQSYGSGWANLGNTPFRMYKHFTHEGGISTPFIAHWPSGIGKREGWVRAPAHMMDIMPTLIEATGATYPEQRDDQRITPLEGQSLLAAMKGETMPPRAIGFDHQAAHAFREGDWKAVYSKRMPEELKWELYNLAEDRCERNDLAEENPQRLASMVGQWEQWARRVGVTWEEAPLSETSSTQDPSPLIAGKPLRIEVTVRSEQPSGVVIAQGGREHGYALHFIDGRPAFDVRVNGEVKRILSDKPVSGNIKLHATLSSDTMTLSINDQAPMTEHSPGLIPVQPKDALSVGADERTAAGDYSVPNPLNGQVIRHQVDTSLESPTVKAADDFPASAFIQEMSDRKPGPVMDAATIRAGLESHDRALYIKAGWIRDPYITTGPDGDYYLTGTQPNSNDPRENEDPYNIGLGGTTIVGKQVRAYRSKDLVDWESLGAIFTIDDTHHAKSGKKLRNPVIWAPEVHWMGDRWALVHCPRTHSSLALSAGKTLAGPWTHPMDGEMGQRHDPSLFTDDDGTVYLLWQNTLIAPLSKDLTHYTAEPVRIDPAGTRPDPAGNPIGRIGHEGATMIKVGGKYVHLGTAWSTDQGRKGSYNLYYCVADKITGPYGPRKFAGRFLGHGTPFQTKDGKWWCTAFFNANVAPLPREGIATRDLGDNAQTINEQGVTIVPLDVRVLDNGEVYIRALDPAYANPGPDEAQKF, translated from the coding sequence ATGTTCAAAAACATCACCCATTGCTTACTCGCCACAACGGCCGCGCTGATCGGCATTCCCTGTCTAACCAACGCAGCCGAACAGCCCAATGTTATCTTGATCCTCGCTGATGACTTGGGCTACTCGGACCTTGGTTGCTACGGCGGCGAGATGGACACACCAAACATCAATTCGCTTGCCAGTGGCGGCGTCAAATTCACTCAGCTCTATAACTCGGCTCGCTGCTGCCCGAGTCGAGCCTCGCTGATGACCGGTTTGTATCCGTCGCAAGCGGGCATCGGTGATTTCACGACGGGGAACCCCAGCCCCAACCGCGGCCCCGGCTATCTCGGGCGACTGCGTGACGATTGCACGACGATTGCGGAAGTGTTGAAACCAGCCGGTTATGGATGCTACTACGTCGGCAAGTGGCACATGCATCCGGAAACCGGCCCCATTAAGCGTGGTTTCGACGAGTTCTACGGTTACACCAACGACCACTCACACGACCAATACGACGCGGACTACTATTTCCGGCTGCCGGAAGGGAGAACGAAGGAGTTCGATCCGCCAGCAGACGAGTACTACGCAACGGATGTCTTCAACGACTATGCATTGGAGTTCATTCGTCAAGGACAACAAAAGGACAAACCATGGTTCTTGTTCCTCGGCCACTCGTCGCCACACTTTCCAGTACAAGCTCCTGCCGAGCGAGCGGACAAATACGACGATATTTACGCTCGCGGTTGGGATGTGCTGCGGGAAGAACGATTCGAACGAATGAAAGAGATTGGGCTAATCGACGGCGAGCAATGGACGCTACCGCCACGTGAAATCGTTCCCGTCGATCGTGACGATATCGCCAATGGCTTCTCGGGACAACAAAATCCGGCCTGGGATTCGCTTGACCCCGACCGCCGTGCGGACCTGGCCCGCCGGATGGCGATTTTTGCTGCCATGGTGGAAGGGGTCGATAATGGGGTAGGCCGGATTGTCGACCACTTGAAGCAAACGGGTGATCTCGACAACACGTTGATTCTGTTTTTGAGCGACAACGGAGCCTGTTACGAATGGGGCCCCTTTGGTTTTGATGGACAGTCACGACGTGGCGAAACGATTCTTCGCAGCGGAGACGATTTGCGTCAGATCGGTGCTCGCGGCACGCACCAATCGTATGGCAGTGGCTGGGCAAATCTGGGCAATACACCCTTCCGAATGTACAAGCATTTCACGCATGAGGGTGGCATTAGCACGCCATTCATTGCTCATTGGCCTAGCGGGATCGGAAAGCGAGAAGGCTGGGTCCGCGCCCCGGCACACATGATGGACATCATGCCGACGTTGATCGAAGCAACCGGTGCCACGTACCCTGAACAACGCGACGATCAACGGATCACACCACTCGAAGGCCAAAGTTTGCTAGCGGCCATGAAGGGTGAAACGATGCCGCCACGGGCGATCGGATTCGACCACCAAGCCGCGCATGCCTTTCGCGAGGGCGACTGGAAGGCAGTCTATTCCAAGCGAATGCCTGAGGAATTGAAGTGGGAGTTGTATAACCTGGCCGAGGACCGTTGCGAGAGAAACGACCTTGCCGAAGAAAACCCACAGCGATTGGCATCGATGGTAGGCCAGTGGGAGCAATGGGCCCGGCGCGTCGGCGTGACCTGGGAAGAAGCACCGTTGTCGGAAACCTCATCGACACAAGATCCTTCACCCCTCATCGCCGGCAAACCACTCCGAATCGAAGTCACGGTCCGGTCCGAGCAACCGAGTGGTGTGGTGATTGCCCAAGGCGGCCGTGAACACGGTTACGCCCTTCACTTCATCGATGGCCGACCGGCTTTTGATGTACGTGTCAATGGTGAAGTCAAACGAATCCTCTCCGACAAGCCCGTCAGCGGAAATATCAAACTCCATGCGACCCTTTCTTCGGATACCATGACGTTGTCGATCAATGATCAGGCCCCCATGACGGAGCATTCGCCAGGGCTGATCCCCGTGCAACCGAAAGATGCCTTGAGTGTTGGCGCCGATGAACGGACCGCGGCTGGCGATTACTCGGTGCCGAATCCTCTGAACGGTCAAGTCATTCGACATCAGGTCGACACCAGCTTAGAGAGCCCGACGGTGAAGGCGGCCGATGACTTTCCCGCCTCCGCATTCATCCAAGAAATGTCTGATCGAAAACCTGGCCCCGTGATGGATGCCGCGACCATTCGTGCTGGACTCGAAAGCCACGACCGAGCACTCTACATCAAGGCTGGCTGGATTCGTGATCCGTACATCACGACGGGGCCGGATGGCGACTACTACCTGACGGGGACGCAACCCAACTCGAATGATCCGCGTGAGAACGAAGATCCCTACAACATCGGATTGGGGGGCACGACGATCGTTGGCAAACAAGTTCGGGCCTATCGCAGCAAAGACTTGGTCGATTGGGAGTCTCTTGGAGCCATCTTCACGATTGACGACACGCATCACGCCAAGTCGGGCAAAAAGCTCCGCAACCCTGTCATTTGGGCCCCCGAGGTCCATTGGATGGGCGACCGATGGGCTTTGGTTCATTGTCCCAGAACGCATTCAAGTTTAGCCCTGTCCGCTGGTAAAACACTTGCCGGGCCATGGACTCATCCGATGGATGGCGAGATGGGGCAACGGCATGATCCGTCACTGTTTACGGACGATGACGGAACGGTTTACTTGCTGTGGCAAAACACCTTGATCGCGCCGCTTAGCAAGGACCTGACCCACTACACCGCCGAGCCGGTACGCATTGATCCCGCGGGGACGCGTCCCGATCCCGCTGGCAATCCGATCGGTCGCATTGGGCACGAGGGTGCGACAATGATCAAAGTGGGTGGCAAGTACGTGCATCTTGGTACGGCATGGTCCACGGATCAAGGACGTAAAGGTTCCTACAACCTGTACTACTGCGTCGCCGACAAGATCACGGGCCCCTATGGTCCTCGCAAATTCGCCGGTCGATTTCTAGGGCATGGCACTCCGTTTCAAACCAAAGACGGCAAGTGGTGGTGTACGGCATTCTTCAATGCCAACGTCGCACCTCTGCCCCGAGAGGGGATCGCAACTCGCGATCTTGGCGACAACGCCCAAACGATCAACGAGCAAGGCGTGACGATCGTGCCGTTGGATGTTCGGGTTCTCGACAATGGGGAAGTCTACATCCGGGCCCTCGATCCGGCCTATGCCAATCCCGGCCCCGACGAGGCTCAAAAGTTCTAA